atcaaacaaatacagtatttatttatacgtTCAAACGGGTCACATCCCCACTTCACATATTACCCTATAAATGCATTCAGGAAAATTATagcatttatatattatcaGCTATAATATGAGGCCCTGATAGCCTCACAAGCTATcggccaataaaggtatcacctATACTAAATTTACTTTACATAcagatatagatttatatacattatagtgCTTCCCACAGTAATATACAGGTATAGAGTTATATACATCAGAGTTTTATATACCAGAGATAGTAATATTcagatattgatttatatactgATATAGAATTATATCACTGTTATATAGAGttatatacatacttacatatagAGTTAAATACTGCTAAAGcttactgatatatatatatatatatatatatatacatatatatatatatatatagttctatacattatataccgtattggctcggatataggccgcccccatatataggccgcaccctaaaagtttggtgctcttttaaagaaaaagtttttttctttaaaaaagcaccaagaaaacatcctgccactctgtcctccccccccgagatatgctgccactctgtccctcccccccccgagatatgctgccactctgtccctccccccccgagatatgctgccactctgtctcccccccaacctatgctgccactctgtcctcccccccccccgagatatgctgccactctctcccacccccgacttaccagagcagactcccgggtgtcttgcggggccggagggggacatctatgtacattgtgtatacaactcccggtgccagcactcagcggaagtgctggcaccggaagttgtatacgcgatgtgcatagatgtcttccgccggccctgcaagacacccgggagtctgctctggtaagtcggggggggatgtaaaatgcatcaCTTAGGAAGAGTTTTAAACATCTGGGGCCCtaaacagcatttatttttcctgaAGTAAAATCTCAGACCCCTCACAGCTGTGTATTATGTAAGCAGCTCCCGCCATTTTCTCACTCACTTTTACCCCCTCAGCCACTGCCAGGACTCAAAATGGAGGACCTACATGCAGGTCCTGTGATCAGCTGCACCAATCAGGTGAGAGTGAGGCATTGGCTGGGTGTTTATGGATGGATGTGGGAGGCTGGAGGGCAGAGAATGAGAGGGAAGCAGGAAGGAAGAAGCTCCATGGTGACAGAGCTCAGGACTAGGCCCAAAGTGACTGATTAGATTTTTGTGCTCTCCCTGTGAGAGATTGTGTTGAGGAAGCTGGACAGTCCTCCTTAGCAGATAGGAGCCGGTGAGGCCGCTGCAGCTTCACAGTCCCTTAAATCCCAGAGTACCCTGTGTCTGCAGAGTGAGTGCTGTGTCCTGCTGTGATACAAATGTGACGAGTATGGGGTGCGATTGAATAAGTTAGTATATTCAGTCAGCCAAAAGGATAGTAACTAATATGATTCCCCGCTGTTATAGTCAGAAATATAGAGGTTAATATAGTTCAGAACTTGTTGTGCAGAACCAGAATTCTGACTCATAATCTCATGATTTCCTAAGTAGAAAACAACTTAAATGCGCATGATCAGCATACGTTGATCATGCACTCAAATCTTCTAGAATGTTATACTACGCATGTATGCGCGTGATACTCATAGGATACAGGTGTTTTTATTCATTCACTGCGCCAGATTGGAAACAATTTTGTCAACAAGCTAGTGTATAAACGAACGGGGATTTGCAGGAGAATCCGGGACTTACTGAGGCTTCGAGCCTGCGTTATCGGTCGACCTTGCAGTGATTTCCCGGATTCCTCCTGAAGACAATCGCTTGTGAAAGTCCCCCGATTGAGGAGTGATGCTACAATATCCGGTGATGTATTGATGTTTACTCTTTATTGATTAATCGACCATGTATTGCATGCTTTAAttgaataaataagataaagaatACGTTTTACCGCAAAACTGTTTCAGTGTGCTTGACTTGGATGTCAATCAGGGCGGGACAGCTAACATACTTTGAGCTGGTAAAACACCTGCGCATGCTGAGCTCTGCTGGAGGGAAGGCTCCTCATGTCTGCTGAGAATGAAGCTGCCCGTGAGGACTTCCCTTGGCAATTCCACGCCATGGCTTCCTCTTGCAAAGCAGGGGTCTCTATTCTCATTTCATGACACTTATCTtttcagggaaggtttttaatccTCAACTTTGTCATTAATACGGTCAACTACACCTTAGTATACCTTTGTATCTTTTTACACACTGAACACATAACAACTATATTTCATCAAAAAATTGCTTCGTTTAAAAAGGGCAACCTTATACTTTGTGGTGATTTAAATGCTCTGCTTGATTCTACAATGGATACCCCTGCGGTTCCATCAGGTGGTTACGGCAAGCAATTGCGATCCTTGGCCACTTCCCTTACCTCGACTCTACACTCACATCAGCTATACAACGTATGGTGTCTGCACCATCCCATGGAAAGGGATTACTCTTTCTTTTCAGCACACCACAAAACATACACTAGAATTGATGTTATTTTAGTTGATACATTTTTGTTGCAATCGATTCGGGACTGCTCTATTGGCGTTATCAACTGGTCTGATCACGCCCCTTTGTATTTATCTTTCCGTTCTCCTCATCCTTTCAAGGTCAGGGGTTCCTGGCGCCTCAACAATTCCTTACTCTCAAATTCGGCCATTGCTACACAAATTCACTCACATTTAGATCTTTATTTTCAGGAAAATCAACCCTCGGTCACGTCGCTAGAAACACTATGGAATGCTCATAACGCCGTGATCAGAGGCAGATTCATTAGCATAGCGTCTCATCTCAAACACGAAAGAGacaaggaagccaataaagatGCCCTTCTCCTTCAATTATATGATTTGCAAAGACTCGATAAGCAGGCCCCTTCTTCTTTATTGATTTCAGAGATACCCCTCAGCCCACCAGTGATGCCATTAACAAGTACCCTGCTTCCGTCGCTCTTCCCACACTCACAGATGACATGCTACACACTTTAGAAGCCCCTCTAGATTCAGATGAAATCCGAGCCACTGTATCACAATTAAATTAGAAAACCTCTGCCCCTGGCCCAGATGGTTTATCTAGTCACTACTATAAGGTTTTCTTTCCAGTCTTAGGCCCTCATATTGTAACACTTTTTCAATCCTTTATGTCCAAAGGAACTATCCCACAAGAAAACCTTCAGGCTCACATCATCACACTACCTAAACCGGGTAAAACCCCAGATAATTGTGCACGCTTTATGCCAATTTCTCTCCTCAACACTGATGTTAAGCTATATGCTAAGATAATTGCTAACAGACTTTCCTTGTTACCCCCCTCTCTCTTACACATTGATCAAGTGGGCTTCGTTAGGAACAGACAATAGGTTGACTATACGCGCtgtaacaaggtgcggggtgttgtCGTGGAagggtatacattccccctcaattttgcagggttttatacgacatatagggcaggctggtgctccaccccgcagtttacatgcacctggactgacccaggatccaggccaggagtttaagctgactccaatgcactggtcagctgcgtGTAATGAGCTGCAATGActgcaatataacctgacctgttggacagagggaggagaggagagagtttgtttggaagcagcagagcTTGCTATGCACAAAAGAGACCATCAAAGAGGTTGGTgggattatgttttgttttagtttagaccctgtgtagtgaggggagttatatgttagtaagcgctcagacgagctaggcttttgtttgtagggaaTTTGTGTTCTATGTAATCCTGTAAATATCTTCATACGTGGTCTACAAATAAATCGTGGGTGATTACCTAACTGAgatgtggcgttaataccctagaggaccgtgctgtttggtaccctgtgtgggtgcaggatcacagcGCAGATTTATCACTCTCACCTGGGATGCCGCTTGTAATTGCACCCCCAGTCTCCTAATCTCCTTTGACGCAGAGAAATCCTTTGACAGGCTACATTGGCTTTTTCTGTCGTCCGTCCTCCAAAAATTTGCTTTCCCCCTTCCTTGATTTGCACCATTATGGCACTTTATTCCACACCATCTGCCTCCGTTAGCTTCTCTggctttctttcttctcctttctttatttctaatgGAAAGACACAGGGCTGTCCTCTCTCCCTTTTATTATACCTTTGGCCCAAAGGATACGGTCCGATCCACTCATAACAAGTTTTCTGCGCCGGAGTGGACACTCTTCTGTCTTGGGTCTGTTCGCAGACGATATACTGTCTGCAATCAAGAACCCCGCATCTTCTCTACCGGCATTGCTGTCACAATTTGACCTTTATGCCCAAGTCTCCTATCACAAACTAAACATCAGTAAAACTCAAGCGATGTCATTACATTTACCTCTTTATAATTCTCCTCATTCTTCATATAACTTTGACTGGAGGATATACTTTATCTCTTACCTGGGGATTAAACTCCCCAAAAATGTAACTAAACGTAACGATCTTAACTTATAACTGAGAAGTTATTCACCATTCATCAGTGGCCAGAATCACCAGAGGAGGAGGCCAGTTGCAGCTGCtgtggctttattttttattttaggaagatTGCACATTAAAGTTCTCACAGAGGTTTACGGTTACTCACAGGGtacttacacattcattcttCCTCTCTCAGTAGGGTGTCAgttacattaaactgtccttttaatCAATATCAACTATATATGAAATTGTTATACTTAATTTTTCTAGAATGTACCAGATTCTTCCAAAACCATAAGTATATATTACTACAGGAAATGTCTCTATACCTATCGATGTCCATCTATCATCTATTTAGCTTGATAATCTTTTGTAAAAAGTATCCAGACATTATCTCTTATTTTCCAAGTTACAAACATGCTTCAATAAGTGCTGTTCAGCTGAACCCGGCTAGGGACTGAGAAATGTAAGGTTACTGCATTTATCTGTGAAATACGCAGGAGGAATAGGACAGAATCGTTTTCCCAACCCACAGAGGCTACTATATCAGGAGCCAGCAAAATGTATCACACAGAACTGTATAAAAGAAGAGGAGATGGCTCACTTTCTTTACATTGACGCACGTGCGGAGGGTTTTGTTATTCATTGTGGTGCCTCGTCCTCTAATTCCTATGGCGATGCTCTTTACCGCGTTATGGAGGAGCACCGTGTCTATAGCTGCAGTGAAATCTGTTGCGCCTCTCTGCGTGATCCTCCTGTATTTCTCTAGAATTGTGTTCCAGAGTCCCGCTCCGGCCTGTAGCCTCCAACTGGTGCAATCATATGAGGACTACGACTATTTCCAGGATGGAGACATCATCATTGGGGCAGTGTTTACGGTAAATTCATACGTGGTAAATATTGATTATGAAAAGAGACCTCAGAAAATACTCTTCTGTGTCAGGTAGGTCAGTTTTGGTTGAAAGGAAAATTAGTTTAGTTTTCTATTCAGCTATCGATTATGTTGTTCTGTTTATACAAAATAACGACATGGGGATGTATGTGGTATATGGTAGTATtattatcataaaataaaagtagTAAGAAGTCACTTTCAGACCAgagttttattacattaaatatttttatatattatatttattaatacatttcaatACTTCGCTTCCTTCATGTATTTGATGATAGAATTGTTTTACAGAAACACCGTTTCACGCATTTCTGAATAAAATTTCTCCATTTGTTTTGCAGacgttttctattttctttctatctttattaattgtattactATTATTCTAAATGCATCATAATCTGaagattattgttgttattataattattatccgGGTTATCAGTTACATGCTACAGTGTGTAGGGTATGAAATATTCTGTCTAGGCCCGGAGCTTGGTGCCATCTGTACATCGTTGCTTGGCTGGGCTCCTGTATGGTCAGTGGACTCCTTTTTCATGATATATCTCgggaaaatattaaatgaaaggAAGAGGAACTGGGTGTCCAGGACAACTAGCGGCCCATCCATTTTCATCCAATTTTATAGCTAGATTTATATCATAATCTAATTACCTTTTCAATAAGTCCCCCCCCACCTCATGATGAGGTTGGCCCCATACTAGGCTCAAGTCACAGAGAGAagcaaaaaatgacaaatatccaacatcaaaatacattgttttatttgctaTCACTAAAGCATTAATGATGAAATAAGACTAGAGAATAGCAGTAAGTTTTACCAACGTGGCTTTTAACCCACATTTTCCagctaattaaatataaaagtctGTAGCTGGCCTTTTTGTTTCGACcaacatggaaaaatatatacagttacataaaatatatgttacaaaatatatatatataactatatattatatatattatacaatctATTGCTGCAAATATGCATTCTCAGATTGTATTaactgttttttgggtttttttacttttttttgcaggCCTAATCCCCgtgattatataaatattctactttttcttttctccattGAGCATGTGAACCTAGACCCaaatattttaccaaatatCACGCTGGGATACCATTTATACGACTCGTGTTTAGACGCCCGTAAAGCTGTGAAAAGCATCATTCAGATATTATCAGGACCAAAGAAAACAATCCCTAATTATTCCTGTATGGACTCTAACAGGGTGGCCGGATTTATCGGGGATCAGCATGCGATAACAACAGTCCCCATAGCGCAGGTACTGGGGGTGTACGGATACGCTCAGGTGAgtcagagaaagaaaaaaccttaaaataaacactcaaaaaaaaacacattccagAACCATGCTCAAGGATATATGATGCATTGGGAGCAAAGAATGCTAAACAGCAGGTCTCTAAAAATGGTGGGACAACAGATTTCTCGGGGGGACTCTTGCCAATTTACCACCATACGATAGTCATTCGTCAAAGGAACAGAAGGGAGACAGGAGAGGCACCAAGCTGTTAAAGTATATTAAGacctttttagtaaaaaaaataatatctgctTTAAAACTTGTACAGTCGGCCAATACGgtgaaggcattttttttttaatcagtgttTCCCAGTGGTATGGCCCGTTCTTAGTCCTTTTTCTCTCTTATGTAACTGTGATCCTCTCTCCCTACGATGTCTCTCTCTATTttctaagtatatatatttcaaatttgtttaaaaacaaaatatacatttttcctatatctatttcattttaactggTAAGAAATTAGGACAGAACAAAACATGAGAAGAATCCTCCATAACTCATAGTTTGCCTTctcatttaagatttttttgaaCGCACTTAAGTCTTCTAACGCAGTAATTACTCACGTTTTGTAGATTAGTTATGGAGCATCAGACTACGAGCTCGATAACAGACGTGTTCATTCACACTTCTTCCAGACATGGAAGAACAACCATATCCACCTCAAAGTTATATGTCAGCTTCTGAAGTACTTTGGATGGACTTGGGTGGGAATTCTGACTTCAGATGATGACAACGGGGAAAAAGAGACACAGGAGCTCGTAAAATATATGGCCGGTCACGGGATCTGTGTGGCTTACAccgtaaaaataaatttatcaGATGGCATGCGTCATATTATTAAGAGGAAAATAGAAATTGTCCAAAAGTCATCTGCTGAAGTTATTATACTTTGTGGATCTTTCAGTCTGGCGATTCTTGATGTTATCATTGGTTTTGCTAATATGTTTACTGATAAAACAATGATCCTTCCTCCATCCTGGGCCTCCAACTTTTATCTCACAGATTACTATATTGAAGCCCTGAACGGCACCTTGGCCGTAGACCTGCGCCCGGCACCGTTACCAGATACCGGAGATTTCTTTCCTGATATCCATCCTTCAAACAACCCAAAGGACAAACTCCTTGAAGATATCTGGATAACAGATTTTAACTGTTTGTCAGAAAATtcacaaaagaataaaatgtattcaaagcTCTATAAGATCTCTCTGCATAACTGCACTGgagaaaaatatgcatttattaagAATTATGTGTATACAGCGGTATCATCTCATGTGTTTTATTCCGTACTCGCTATGGCTAACGCCTTACATTATTTGCACTTAAATCTCAAGGAGTATAGTTATAACCATCAGGTGAGTACGACATGATGGATGCTCAGACTCAGCCCCTAAACGGAAAAAAATATGGAGCCCATTGAATGTATACTAAAGTAACTGGTGAagctaaaatacacatttaacacTTGAAATTGGTGAGACTAACAATCTCAATGTAATCCAATGACTTCCCTAACATTTTTACATACCTTTTCTCCATTAGCTCAAAAcatcaattacatttttctatttcatgctttttttaatttatttttttaaccctcttacACCTCTTACCAATTTCACCCATCCATCAATGCTCTAGAAACTGTACTAAACTCAATAAGAATTGATCTCCACGTGGTTTTGGTTGTATATTGTATGTAGACACCCCCcttattattgagtttaggtgtttcagccacactcgTTACTAacagatgtataaaatcaagcccaTAGGCGGCTGTATCCATAGACAAGCATTGGTAGTTGAATGGATTGTACAgcgactttaaacatggcactgcCATAGGGTGCCATCTTTTCCACAATCGGTTTGTGAAATTCCTGCCCTGCCATATCTGCTCCAGCCTTCTGTAAATGTTATTGTTGTGGAGTGGATGCATCTAGGTGTAACAGCAGCTCAGCTACAAAGCTATAGACCACGCACACTAACAGAACTGGGATGTCGAGGGCTGAAGTGTGTGGCACTGTCCTCAAAATTCAAATGGCCtgtggaagcaacatcagcaagAGCATGGTGTGTTGGGAACATCACTAAATTGGTTGCCATTGCCAAGAGTGGTATAAAGCTCCAGAGTTCTCTTGAGTGGTTGATTTGGTGGATTCTAGGAGAACGCAcaatgtaaagtttggtggaagagGGTAAGTGGTCTGgggtttatttttcatatttttggctTGGCCTacgcagagccctgaccttcaCCCCAACGTGGCCTTCCCATTCAACATGGGTTCTTTTGACTGAATTCGCACAAACTCCcccagacacactccaaaatct
The DNA window shown above is from Spea bombifrons isolate aSpeBom1 chromosome 1, aSpeBom1.2.pri, whole genome shotgun sequence and carries:
- the LOC128467941 gene encoding vomeronasal type-2 receptor 26-like, with amino-acid sequence MLFTALWRSTVSIAAVKSVAPLCVILLYFSRIVFQSPAPACSLQLVQSYEDYDYFQDGDIIIGAVFTVNSYVVNIDYEKRPQKILFCVRPNPRDYINILLFLFSIEHVNLDPNILPNITLGYHLYDSCLDARKAVKSIIQILSGPKKTIPNYSCMDSNRVAGFIGDQHAITTVPIAQVLGVYGYAQISYGASDYELDNRRVHSHFFQTWKNNHIHLKVICQLLKYFGWTWVGILTSDDDNGEKETQELVKYMAGHGICVAYTVKINLSDGMRHIIKRKIEIVQKSSAEVIILCGSFSLAILDVIIGFANMFTDKTMILPPSWASNFYLTDYYIEALNGTLAVDLRPAPLPDTGDFFPDIHPSNNPKDKLLEDIWITDFNCLSENSQKNKMYSKLYKISLHNCTGEKYAFIKNYVYTAVSSHVFYSVLAMANALHYLHLNLKEYSYNHQIFHHIKKVKSFLESGGSFFNEKLKEFGFCFSIVNWKPRSQCSENCLPGYRKVLRPGTQICCYDCVQCSEGEISNRSDSENCMKCPDTEWSNEMKEKCIPKLVEFLSYTNDAISIVLSCSSVLLCVLTLVILIIFTVYRDTPVVKANNKNLSFLLLVSLMLSFLCVFLFLGRPEDVTCMLRQTAFGVLFSLAVSSVLGKTIMIYIVFKATKPGSSWANWVSTKVSNSIVLLCSSIQVIINISWLSISPPFQELDMRSYQGKIIIQCNEGSVIAFYCVLGYMGLLAAVSFIIAFLARTLPDSFNEAKYITFSMLVFCSVWIAMIPAYLSTKGKNMVAVEIFAILASSAGLLMCIFFPKCYIILFRPKKNTKLHLLGSKTKNVQLVT